The following proteins are encoded in a genomic region of Oncorhynchus kisutch isolate 150728-3 linkage group LG18, Okis_V2, whole genome shotgun sequence:
- the LOC109909785 gene encoding B-cell receptor CD22-like gives MPDRLDVLTGSCVQIPCSFDIPDKHHYTFNSTILTSGVWMKEIPYFDLHPDSVIFNSSKMVNRYQGEITGNMSQKNCTTVFFNVTTSYSDKYYFRIESQPFRATDLDKSVYIDVRDLPSSPILTVSGEVKEGTPVSLNCSAVAPCPEHPPELTWTLPTQFTTENQLQENPDETKSVLSTVSFTPSYLHHEKNITCTAVYPVGTSNKTAEHNMMLNVSFSPKDTSASISPADPVSVGSCVNLTCSSTANPPVTTFTWFQISGDKPIQVASGQSYTLNVTVDGGLYFCEGRNSHGCGKSKEVQLAIKGHEEPVNPKVFEILGKTLGLIFLFSLIVFFAWRRRTSRLPSGFDMTDRSQGLVGMNSPGGTVFSNQATRYWEPVTTT, from the exons ATGCCAGATAGACTGGATGTACTGACTGGCTCCTGTGTGCAAATCCCATGTTCATTTGATATTCCTGACAAACATCACTATACATTTAACAGCACAATACTAACCTCTGGAGTGTGGATGAAAGAAATCCCATACTTTGATCTACATCCGGAcagtgtgatatttaacagtagtaaGATGGTCAACAGATATCAAGGGGAGATAACTGGAAACATGTCCCAGAAGAACTGCACCACAGTCTTCTTCAATGTAACCACCAGTTACTCTGATAAATACTACTTCAGGATTGAGAGTCAACCATTCCGTGCAACAGACCTTGATAAGTCTGTTTATATAGATGTCAGAG ATTTGCCTTCCAGTCCCATCCTTACTGTCTCAGGTGAGGTGAAGGAAGGGACCCCTGTCAGTTTGAACTGCTCTGCTGTCGCTCCCTGTCCCGAACacccccccgagctgacatggacTCTCCCAACACAGTTCACAACTGAGAACCAACTGCAGGAGAATCCAGACGAAACCAAATCAGTTCTCTCCACGGTGTCCTTCACTCCATCATATCTTCATCATGAGAAGAACATCACTTGTACTGCAGTCTACCCAGTAGGGACAAGCAACAAGACAGCTGAACATAACATGATGCTTAACGTTTCAT tctctcctaaGGACACCTCGGCATCCATCAGTCCAGCTGATCCAGTATCAGTGGGCAGCTGTGTTAATTTGACCTGCAGCAGTACAGCCAACCCTCCTGTGACAACCTTCACCTGGTTCCAGATCAGTGGAGATAAACCAATACAGGTAGCATCTGGACAGAGTTACACCCTCAATGTGACTGTTGATGGAGGATTGTACTTCTGTGAAGGAAGAAATAGTCACGGCTGTGGGAAGTCAAAGGAAGTGCAGCTGGCTATTAAAG GGCATGAAGAGCCTGTTAACCCAAAGGTTTTTGAGATTTTAGGAAAAACCTTGGGGTTGATTTTCCTTTTCAGCCTGATCGTATTCTTTGCATG GAGGAGGAGAACATCTAGACTCCCCAGTGGGTTTGACATGACAGACCGTTCACAGGGACTGGTGGGAATG AACTCCCCGGGTGGGACAGTGTTCTCTAACCAGGCTACCAGGTATTGGGAACCAGTAACCACCACTTAA
- the LOC109909782 gene encoding sialic acid-binding Ig-like lectin 7 isoform X1 encodes MACPENMFFLIVLFISGVLACFGKRDLITTMPDRLDVLAGSCVQIPCSFDIPDQHKDKFNSTILTSGVWIKENLNFRERPDNVIFNSSKMVNRYQGEITGNISQKNCTTVFFNVTTNYTDKYYLRIESQPYRATDPDKSVEIDVSDLPSSPIITVSGEVKEGTPVSLNCSAVTPCPEHPPELTWTLPTQFTSENQLQENSDQTKSVLSTVTFTPSYLHHEKNITCTAVYPVGTSNKKAEHNMMLNVSFSPKDTSASISPADSVSVGSCVNLTCSSTANPPVTNFTWFQISGGKRTQVASGQSYTLNVTVGDGGLYYCEARNSQGCSKSNEVQLDIKGQKEPKNPMVFGVAAGTLGAILLISLISLFVWGRNSRLHDGLERTDSPQGQNSPVGTVCTNQATAGEEPEKPAEDQPEEIHYGAIDFSKRQTKETPAAAQDRVQGQESEYAEVNVTGRGAQEPPLNNLDGLYAQVNKISAC; translated from the exons ATGGCTTGTCCTGAGAACATGTTTTTTCTCATTGTCCTCTTTATATCAG GTGTTTTGGCCTGTTTTGGCAAACGTGATTTGATCACCACAATGCCAGATAGACTGGATGTACTGGCTGGCTCCTGTGTGCAAATCCCATGTTCATTTGATATTCCTGACCAACATAAGGATAAATTTAACAGCACAATACTAACCTCTGGTGTGTGGATTAAAGAAAACTTAAACTTTCGTGAGCGTCCGGACaatgtgatatttaacagtagtaaGATGGTCAACAGATATCAAGGGGAGATAACTGGAAACATTTCCCAGAAGAACTGCACCACAGTCTTCTTCAATGTAACCACCAATTACACTGATAAATACTACCTCAGGATTGAGAGTCAACCATACCGTGCAACAGATCCTGATAAGTCTGTTGAAATAGATGTCAGTG ATTTGCCTTCCAGTCCCATCATTACTGTCTCAGGTGAGGTGAAGGAAGGGACCCCTGTCAGTTTGAACTGCTCTGCTGTCACTCCCTGTCCTGAACAcccccctgagctgacatggacTCTCCCAACACAGTTTACATCTGAGAACCAACTGCAGGAGAATTCAGACCAAACCAAATCAGTTCTCTCCACGGTGACCTTCACTCCGTCATATCTTCATCATGAGAAGAACATCACTTGTACTGCAGTCTACCCAGTAGGGACAAGCAACAAGAAAGCTGAACATAACATGATGCTTAACGTTTCAT tctctcctaaGGACACCTCGGCCTCCATCAGTCCAGCTGATTCAGTATCAGTGGGCAGCTGTGTTAATCTGACCTGCAGCAGTACAGCCAACCCTCCTGTGACAAACTTCACCTGGTTCCAGATCAGTGGGGGTAAACGAACACAGGTAGCATCTGGACAGAGTTACACCCTCAATGTGACTGTTGGTGATGGAGGACTGTACTACTGTGAAGCAAGAAATAGTCAAGGCTGTTCGAAATCAAATGAAGTGCAGCTGGATATAAAAG GGCAAAAAGAGCCAAAAAACCCAATGGTGTTTGGGGTTGCAGCAGGAACTCTGGGGGCCATTCTGCTTATCAGCCTGATCAGTCTTTTTGTATG GGGGAGAAACTCGAGGCTCCACGATGGACTTGAAAGGACAGACAGTCCACAGGGACAG AACTCCCCGGTTGGGACAGTGTGTACTAACCAGGCCACAGCTGGAGAGGAACCAGAGAAACCTGCAGAAGACCAGCCTGAAGAGATCCACTATGGTGCCATAGACTTCTCCAAACGACAGACCAAAGAGACCCCAGCTGCAGCCCAGGACAGGGTCCAGGGACAGGAGAGTGAGTACGCTGAAGTCAATGTGACTGGGAGAGGGGCTCAGGAACCACCTCTTAACAACCTAGATGGGCTTTATGCACAAGTCAATAAAATAAGTGCTTGTTAA
- the LOC109909782 gene encoding B-cell receptor CD22-like isoform X5, whose product MNITCTAVYPVGTSNKTAEHNMMLNVSFSPKDTSASISPADSVSVGSCVNLTCSSTANPPVTNFTWFQISGGKRTQVASGQSYTLNVTVGDGGLYYCEARNSQGCSKSNEVQLDIKGQKEPKNPMVFGVAAGTLGAILLISLISLFVWGRNSRLHDGLERTDSPQGQNSPVGTVCTNQATAGEEPEKPAEDQPEEIHYGAIDFSKRQTKETPAAAQDRVQGQESEYAEVNVTGRGAQEPPLNNLDGLYAQVNKISAC is encoded by the exons ATGAACATCACTTGTACTGCAGTCTACCCAGTAGGGACAAGCAACAAGACAGCTGAACATAACATGATGCTTAACGTTTCAT tctctcctaaGGACACCTCGGCCTCCATCAGTCCAGCTGATTCAGTATCAGTGGGCAGCTGTGTTAATCTGACCTGCAGCAGTACAGCCAACCCTCCTGTGACAAACTTCACCTGGTTCCAGATCAGTGGGGGTAAACGAACACAGGTAGCATCTGGACAGAGTTACACCCTCAATGTGACTGTTGGTGATGGAGGACTGTACTACTGTGAAGCAAGAAATAGTCAAGGCTGTTCGAAATCAAATGAAGTGCAGCTGGATATAAAAG GGCAAAAAGAGCCAAAAAACCCAATGGTGTTTGGGGTTGCAGCAGGAACTCTGGGGGCCATTCTGCTTATCAGCCTGATCAGTCTTTTTGTATG GGGGAGAAACTCGAGGCTCCACGATGGACTTGAAAGGACAGACAGTCCACAGGGACAG AACTCCCCGGTTGGGACAGTGTGTACTAACCAGGCCACAGCTGGAGAGGAACCAGAGAAACCTGCAGAAGACCAGCCTGAAGAGATCCACTATGGTGCCATAGACTTCTCCAAACGACAGACCAAAGAGACCCCAGCTGCAGCCCAGGACAGGGTCCAGGGACAGGAGAGTGAGTACGCTGAAGTCAATGTGACTGGGAGAGGGGCTCAGGAACCACCTCTTAACAACCTAGATGGGCTTTATGCACAAGTCAATAAAATAAGTGCTTGTTAA
- the LOC109909782 gene encoding sialic acid-binding Ig-like lectin 7 isoform X2: protein MFMIQFRAWSCDLRNHLYIEISIYFFAAERGPVLKRSYYLPDVVLYVAGVLACFGKRDLITTMPDRLDVLAGSCVQIPCSFDIPDQHKDKFNSTILTSGVWIKENLNFRERPDNVIFNSSKMVNRYQGEITGNISQKNCTTVFFNVTTNYTDKYYLRIESQPYRATDPDKSVEIDVSDLPSSPIITVSGEVKEGTPVSLNCSAVTPCPEHPPELTWTLPTQFTSENQLQENSDQTKSVLSTVTFTPSYLHHEKNITCTAVYPVGTSNKKAEHNMMLNVSFSPKDTSASISPADSVSVGSCVNLTCSSTANPPVTNFTWFQISGGKRTQVASGQSYTLNVTVGDGGLYYCEARNSQGCSKSNEVQLDIKGQKEPKNPMVFGVAAGTLGAILLISLISLFVWGRNSRLHDGLERTDSPQGQNSPVGTVCTNQATAGEEPEKPAEDQPEEIHYGAIDFSKRQTKETPAAAQDRVQGQESEYAEVNVTGRGAQEPPLNNLDGLYAQVNKISAC, encoded by the exons ATGTTCATGATCCAGTTTAGGGCATGGAGTTGTGACCTCAGGAATCACCTGTACATTGAaattagtatatatttttttgctgcaGAGAGAGGGCCGGTACTGAAAAGATCATATTACCTCCCTGATGTTGTCCTTTATGTTGCAGGTGTTTTGGCCTGTTTTGGCAAACGTGATTTGATCACCACAATGCCAGATAGACTGGATGTACTGGCTGGCTCCTGTGTGCAAATCCCATGTTCATTTGATATTCCTGACCAACATAAGGATAAATTTAACAGCACAATACTAACCTCTGGTGTGTGGATTAAAGAAAACTTAAACTTTCGTGAGCGTCCGGACaatgtgatatttaacagtagtaaGATGGTCAACAGATATCAAGGGGAGATAACTGGAAACATTTCCCAGAAGAACTGCACCACAGTCTTCTTCAATGTAACCACCAATTACACTGATAAATACTACCTCAGGATTGAGAGTCAACCATACCGTGCAACAGATCCTGATAAGTCTGTTGAAATAGATGTCAGTG ATTTGCCTTCCAGTCCCATCATTACTGTCTCAGGTGAGGTGAAGGAAGGGACCCCTGTCAGTTTGAACTGCTCTGCTGTCACTCCCTGTCCTGAACAcccccctgagctgacatggacTCTCCCAACACAGTTTACATCTGAGAACCAACTGCAGGAGAATTCAGACCAAACCAAATCAGTTCTCTCCACGGTGACCTTCACTCCGTCATATCTTCATCATGAGAAGAACATCACTTGTACTGCAGTCTACCCAGTAGGGACAAGCAACAAGAAAGCTGAACATAACATGATGCTTAACGTTTCAT tctctcctaaGGACACCTCGGCCTCCATCAGTCCAGCTGATTCAGTATCAGTGGGCAGCTGTGTTAATCTGACCTGCAGCAGTACAGCCAACCCTCCTGTGACAAACTTCACCTGGTTCCAGATCAGTGGGGGTAAACGAACACAGGTAGCATCTGGACAGAGTTACACCCTCAATGTGACTGTTGGTGATGGAGGACTGTACTACTGTGAAGCAAGAAATAGTCAAGGCTGTTCGAAATCAAATGAAGTGCAGCTGGATATAAAAG GGCAAAAAGAGCCAAAAAACCCAATGGTGTTTGGGGTTGCAGCAGGAACTCTGGGGGCCATTCTGCTTATCAGCCTGATCAGTCTTTTTGTATG GGGGAGAAACTCGAGGCTCCACGATGGACTTGAAAGGACAGACAGTCCACAGGGACAG AACTCCCCGGTTGGGACAGTGTGTACTAACCAGGCCACAGCTGGAGAGGAACCAGAGAAACCTGCAGAAGACCAGCCTGAAGAGATCCACTATGGTGCCATAGACTTCTCCAAACGACAGACCAAAGAGACCCCAGCTGCAGCCCAGGACAGGGTCCAGGGACAGGAGAGTGAGTACGCTGAAGTCAATGTGACTGGGAGAGGGGCTCAGGAACCACCTCTTAACAACCTAGATGGGCTTTATGCACAAGTCAATAAAATAAGTGCTTGTTAA
- the LOC109909782 gene encoding B-cell receptor CD22-like isoform X3, translating to MSVICLPVPSLLSQFTSENQLQENSDQTKSVLSTVTFTPSYLHHEKNITCTAVYPVGTSNKKAEHNMMLNVSFSPKDTSASISPADSVSVGSCVNLTCSSTANPPVTNFTWFQISGGKRTQVASGQSYTLNVTVGDGGLYYCEARNSQGCSKSNEVQLDIKGQKEPKNPMVFGVAAGTLGAILLISLISLFVWGRNSRLHDGLERTDSPQGQNSPVGTVCTNQATAGEEPEKPAEDQPEEIHYGAIDFSKRQTKETPAAAQDRVQGQESEYAEVNVTGRGAQEPPLNNLDGLYAQVNKISAC from the exons ATGTCAGTG ATTTGCCTTCCAGTCCCATCATTACTGTCTCAG TTTACATCTGAGAACCAACTGCAGGAGAATTCAGACCAAACCAAATCAGTTCTCTCCACGGTGACCTTCACTCCGTCATATCTTCATCATGAGAAGAACATCACTTGTACTGCAGTCTACCCAGTAGGGACAAGCAACAAGAAAGCTGAACATAACATGATGCTTAACGTTTCAT tctctcctaaGGACACCTCGGCCTCCATCAGTCCAGCTGATTCAGTATCAGTGGGCAGCTGTGTTAATCTGACCTGCAGCAGTACAGCCAACCCTCCTGTGACAAACTTCACCTGGTTCCAGATCAGTGGGGGTAAACGAACACAGGTAGCATCTGGACAGAGTTACACCCTCAATGTGACTGTTGGTGATGGAGGACTGTACTACTGTGAAGCAAGAAATAGTCAAGGCTGTTCGAAATCAAATGAAGTGCAGCTGGATATAAAAG GGCAAAAAGAGCCAAAAAACCCAATGGTGTTTGGGGTTGCAGCAGGAACTCTGGGGGCCATTCTGCTTATCAGCCTGATCAGTCTTTTTGTATG GGGGAGAAACTCGAGGCTCCACGATGGACTTGAAAGGACAGACAGTCCACAGGGACAG AACTCCCCGGTTGGGACAGTGTGTACTAACCAGGCCACAGCTGGAGAGGAACCAGAGAAACCTGCAGAAGACCAGCCTGAAGAGATCCACTATGGTGCCATAGACTTCTCCAAACGACAGACCAAAGAGACCCCAGCTGCAGCCCAGGACAGGGTCCAGGGACAGGAGAGTGAGTACGCTGAAGTCAATGTGACTGGGAGAGGGGCTCAGGAACCACCTCTTAACAACCTAGATGGGCTTTATGCACAAGTCAATAAAATAAGTGCTTGTTAA
- the LOC109909782 gene encoding Schwann cell myelin protein-like isoform X4, protein MACPENMFFLIVLFISGVLACFGKRDLITTMPDRLDVLAGSCVQIPCSFDIPDQHKDKFNSTILTSGVWIKENLNFRERPDNVIFNSSKMVNRYQGEITGNISQKNCTTVFFNVTTNYTDKYYLRIESQPYRATDPDKSVEIDVSGQKEPKNPMVFGVAAGTLGAILLISLISLFVWGRNSRLHDGLERTDSPQGQNSPVGTVCTNQATAGEEPEKPAEDQPEEIHYGAIDFSKRQTKETPAAAQDRVQGQESEYAEVNVTGRGAQEPPLNNLDGLYAQVNKISAC, encoded by the exons ATGGCTTGTCCTGAGAACATGTTTTTTCTCATTGTCCTCTTTATATCAG GTGTTTTGGCCTGTTTTGGCAAACGTGATTTGATCACCACAATGCCAGATAGACTGGATGTACTGGCTGGCTCCTGTGTGCAAATCCCATGTTCATTTGATATTCCTGACCAACATAAGGATAAATTTAACAGCACAATACTAACCTCTGGTGTGTGGATTAAAGAAAACTTAAACTTTCGTGAGCGTCCGGACaatgtgatatttaacagtagtaaGATGGTCAACAGATATCAAGGGGAGATAACTGGAAACATTTCCCAGAAGAACTGCACCACAGTCTTCTTCAATGTAACCACCAATTACACTGATAAATACTACCTCAGGATTGAGAGTCAACCATACCGTGCAACAGATCCTGATAAGTCTGTTGAAATAGATGTCAGTG GGCAAAAAGAGCCAAAAAACCCAATGGTGTTTGGGGTTGCAGCAGGAACTCTGGGGGCCATTCTGCTTATCAGCCTGATCAGTCTTTTTGTATG GGGGAGAAACTCGAGGCTCCACGATGGACTTGAAAGGACAGACAGTCCACAGGGACAG AACTCCCCGGTTGGGACAGTGTGTACTAACCAGGCCACAGCTGGAGAGGAACCAGAGAAACCTGCAGAAGACCAGCCTGAAGAGATCCACTATGGTGCCATAGACTTCTCCAAACGACAGACCAAAGAGACCCCAGCTGCAGCCCAGGACAGGGTCCAGGGACAGGAGAGTGAGTACGCTGAAGTCAATGTGACTGGGAGAGGGGCTCAGGAACCACCTCTTAACAACCTAGATGGGCTTTATGCACAAGTCAATAAAATAAGTGCTTGTTAA